CTGCATAGCCCTGCTCTAAAAGTAATCTTGTAGGGAAAGAAGCAGTATCTCCTCCGGCATAGTGGTTCATCTTCGCTTGAATAATTGATCCTGGGTAGACATGTACGATAGCTGGTGAGGGCTGGTTTAAGTGTGTAGTTTTAGGGAAAAAAATGGCAGTTTCAACTGTTTCGAGCGAGCCATCATAACGTGGAACCGTTGTTTCAAAAATGGCTACTTTCACTTCACTAAAAAAATCCTGTTTTGGATCTATACAGGATAGACGGGTCTTATTTGAAAAATTGCAAGATGCTTGGTAAACATTTTGAGGAATGTTAAGGCTCTCTTCCACATAAAACACTTGATTTGTTTTTTGAGAAGCGACGACCTCTTTAATTAGAGATGCCCCTCTCCACAAAATTTCATGATGTTGATTGCCCTCTTCTAGAAAGAATCTTATGATCGCACTTTCCGTGCCATTTTTAACGTGAGCAGTCAGAGTCTTAGGGCAAGGTTCCCAAAATGCTCCTTCCTCTGTTTCTAATAGCGAAAGAAACTGCCATTCATCAGGGATTGATACTTGGCATGGCGGTGCACCTTCCAAAGAAAAGAGAAAAAGGCTCTTAGGAACTTTTGCGCAACCATAATTCGTAAGATGAGCCCCGACTAATAAAGTTTTTCCATCACGAGAAAAATTTAAAGGTATTGCAGAGAAGATGGCTTCTTTATCTTTGGAAAGTTCTTCTACATTTATTTCCTCTCCATCGTCCAAAGAGGCAATAAACACTTTATTCTTTTCGATAAAAGCTATCTTTTCTTGATGTGGATGCCAGGCAATTTCTTGTGTTTTGCCTGATTCTATGTGAATTTGTGTAGCAATTGTAAATATTTTTTTTGGATCTGACGTAGAAAATACTCTCAACTCGAATGAGGGTGAGGAGGGGTCCGGAGTAAAAGTAAAATAGGCAATGGAGTTTCCTGTTTTAGAAGGTACAAACATTGATGAGAGGGGGTCGTTTTCTTGATAAGGGCAGAGGGGTTGGCTTTTTCCTGATGCCAATGTTACTGATATAATTTTACTGTAAAGAGGAATATTTAAGTGTGGGGGAGAGCTGTCGCTAGAGTAGAGCACAACGTTAGCATCGTTTTTCTGTTTTTCAGGAAAACCCTCGGAGGTTTCCATGGAAAGTGCAGGAAAATAAATAATTTTATTGTCTGAGCTCCAGTAGGGACGATCTACCAGCGCTAAAGGATGGGTAAAGACTTTTTCATCGCAAACTATATTAGCATCCTCGGAGGTAATCTCATAAACCCATAATCGTGTAAAGCCCCCTTCATCACAGTAGAATGCGACTTTTTCTCCATCAGGGGAAAAACAGGGGCGAAAACAATTAGCATTCTTAGGTCCTATCTGAACAATTTTTCCAGATCTTAGCTCATGCAGGCAGAGGGTGCTGTAAAATCTATTAGAAGGGACACCGTTACCTAAAACAAGAACGTCCTCTGGAAATCCTTCTGAAGGCTTTTGATGTACGGTATAAATAATAGACTGTCCATCGGGGTGAACAGCTATTTTTTCATCACTTCCTATTTCCTTTTGAACAAATGCTGCTTGGAAAATTTCTTTGGTTAATAGAGCTGATAGA
This genomic interval from Chlamydiales bacterium STE3 contains the following:
- a CDS encoding Uncharacterized protein (Product derived from UniProtKB/Trembl:D1R6F9) translates to MQKKTIPLILFIAILFPTFLSALLTKEIFQAAFVQKEIGSDEKIAVHPDGQSIIYTVHQKPSEGFPEDVLVLGNGVPSNRFYSTLCLHELRSGKIVQIGPKNANCFRPCFSPDGEKVAFYCDEGGFTRLWVYEITSEDANIVCDEKVFTHPLALVDRPYWSSDNKIIYFPALSMETSEGFPEKQKNDANVVLYSSDSSPPHLNIPLYSKIISVTLASGKSQPLCPYQENDPLSSMFVPSKTGNSIAYFTFTPDPSSPSFELRVFSTSDPKKIFTIATQIHIESGKTQEIAWHPHQEKIAFIEKNKVFIASLDDGEEINVEELSKDKEAIFSAIPLNFSRDGKTLLVGAHLTNYGCAKVPKSLFLFSLEGAPPCQVSIPDEWQFLSLLETEEGAFWEPCPKTLTAHVKNGTESAIIRFFLEEGNQHHEILWRGASLIKEVVASQKTNQVFYVEESLNIPQNVYQASCNFSNKTRLSCIDPKQDFFSEVKVAIFETTVPRYDGSLETVETAIFFPKTTHLNQPSPAIVHVYPGSIIQAKMNHYAGGDTASFPTRLLLEQGYAVVCPDLQISPPGKRCNPLQESVDRLLPQLYHAANLGLVDINRLGLIGQSYGGYGTAAITSKTTLFRASVCISGLYDLIGGYGSFSKNKGWEGVADTAYFEKRQGRMGTHPWDDIFNYIKNSPYYLANDINNPLLLIHGENDTTSPIEEAQKMFTALKRLGKKVDLAIYKNEGHVIRNWKHANAFDAVNRVIDFFDLHLSTP